A single genomic interval of Patescibacteria group bacterium harbors:
- a CDS encoding GspE/PulE family protein, with amino-acid sequence MPISKTLLAKKTPARAFDSTEISAVDALREINRGFAEQKTRTTAHSQKSAYVDILSTAINADLLSKIDADEATAALALPFLQVGKKLRVAVVDPQNPATKKYLAKLESAGWQVFIGFASREGLLIKIEEIRALQPRRPKEFSNTDAESDLKNYEEELHALAELARTADTVPAKEILNQIFVGAIRTGASDIHIQPEDQKIELRFRIDGILQKVLEFERDKGDDILNQLKFEAKLRLNVADLPQDGRMSFLVSDRKIDVRVATLPTEFGESIVCRILDSGRKVKTLEQLGFGNITLANLQSVPAMREGMLLITGPTGSGKTTTLYTVLADLNDSERKIVTLENPIEYHLKNVVQSQINERVHYGFAEGLRALLRQDPNVLMVGEIRDGETAETATQAAMTGHILLSTLHANSAIETIPRLLDLGIKPFVLVASLRVVVAQRLLRRVCKKCARRTSPDAKMLARLTPLFEEIKRTNSQAVSSELPEFLWEAKGCPVCGGSGYHGQIAIAESFQVDEPMRELILANASAIELADYVRKKQNMLSLTEDGLLKVIAGETTLGEVARVTGLNLAN; translated from the coding sequence ATGCCAATTAGTAAAACTCTTCTCGCTAAAAAAACTCCGGCAAGAGCTTTCGATTCTACTGAAATCAGCGCGGTAGATGCGCTGCGGGAGATAAATCGCGGCTTCGCCGAACAAAAAACTCGGACCACCGCTCACTCGCAGAAATCCGCCTATGTCGATATTTTGAGCACGGCAATCAACGCTGATTTGCTCTCGAAAATCGATGCTGACGAAGCGACTGCAGCTCTAGCGTTACCTTTCTTACAGGTTGGCAAGAAATTACGCGTCGCGGTCGTCGATCCGCAAAATCCGGCAACGAAAAAATATCTCGCCAAATTAGAAAGTGCCGGCTGGCAAGTTTTTATCGGATTCGCGAGTCGCGAAGGCTTACTCATAAAAATTGAAGAAATTCGCGCACTCCAGCCGCGCCGTCCGAAAGAATTCAGCAACACGGACGCTGAGTCCGACCTGAAAAATTACGAGGAAGAATTGCACGCGCTCGCTGAGCTAGCGCGTACCGCCGACACCGTACCCGCGAAGGAAATCTTGAACCAAATTTTTGTCGGCGCAATTCGCACCGGTGCCAGCGATATTCACATCCAACCGGAAGATCAGAAAATCGAGCTGCGTTTTCGCATCGACGGCATTTTGCAAAAAGTGCTTGAATTCGAACGCGACAAAGGCGATGACATTTTGAATCAGCTGAAATTCGAAGCGAAACTGCGACTGAATGTCGCGGACCTGCCGCAAGACGGACGAATGAGCTTCCTCGTCAGCGACCGCAAAATCGATGTGCGCGTCGCGACGCTCCCGACGGAATTTGGTGAAAGTATCGTCTGCCGAATTCTCGACAGTGGTAGAAAAGTGAAAACGCTCGAGCAGCTTGGCTTCGGAAATATCACGCTCGCGAATTTGCAAAGTGTGCCCGCCATGCGCGAAGGCATGTTGCTCATCACCGGTCCGACCGGCTCAGGCAAAACGACGACGCTTTACACCGTGCTTGCCGATTTGAATGACTCCGAGCGCAAAATTGTCACGCTCGAAAATCCGATTGAATACCATCTCAAAAATGTTGTTCAAAGCCAAATCAATGAACGCGTGCATTATGGTTTTGCGGAAGGACTCCGCGCGCTGCTACGCCAAGATCCGAATGTTTTGATGGTCGGAGAAATCCGTGACGGCGAGACCGCCGAAACAGCGACACAAGCCGCGATGACCGGACACATTTTGCTTTCGACACTCCACGCCAATTCGGCGATTGAGACAATCCCGCGCTTGCTTGACCTCGGGATCAAACCATTTGTCCTAGTCGCAAGTCTGCGCGTCGTCGTCGCCCAGCGCCTGCTGCGCCGTGTCTGCAAAAAATGCGCGCGGCGGACTTCGCCCGACGCAAAAATGCTTGCGCGGCTCACGCCTCTATTTGAGGAAATCAAACGCACGAATTCGCAGGCAGTTAGTTCTGAGCTGCCGGAATTCTTATGGGAAGCGAAAGGCTGCCCGGTCTGTGGCGGCAGCGGCTATCACGGTCAAATCGCCATCGCGGAAAGTTTTCAGGTGGACGAACCAATGCGGGAATTAATTTTGGCAAATGCCTCCGCCATTGAACTTGCCGACTATGTCCGTAAAAAACAAAACATGCTTTCCCTTACAGAAGACGGATTGCTCAAAGTTATTGCGGGTGAAACCACGCTCGGCGAAGTCGCACGCGTAACTGGCTTAAATTTAGCTAATTAA